In Erigeron canadensis isolate Cc75 chromosome 6, C_canadensis_v1, whole genome shotgun sequence, the following are encoded in one genomic region:
- the LOC122603875 gene encoding protein slowmo homolog, with the protein MVKAYSQEHIYKHPWERVTSASWRKFADPENKRTLSHILEVDTLNHKLDSESGKLYTTRAITIHAPGPWFLRKIVGQDICHCVESTTVDAKTRSMQLATKNISLQKFVEVEEKIRYDPHPDNPDGWTICRQETSIRIKPLAALASMAEKIEQKCVEKFQQNSAKGREVMERMCKYLESESSSRGMSV; encoded by the exons ATGGTTAAAGCATACTCACAAGAGCATATTTATAAGCACCCATGGGAGCGGGTCACATCAGCATCTTGGCGCAAGTTTGCTGATCCAGAAAACAAACGAACCTTATCCCACATCCTAGAAGTCGACACCTTAAACCACAAGCTCGACTCTGAATCGGGTAAGCTATACACTACCCGTGCCATTACCATCCATGCTCCTGGTCCATGGTTCCTTCGCAAGATTGTGGGTCAAGATATCTGCCATTGTGTTGAATCAACTACCGTGGATGCCAAGACTCGGTCCATGCAGCTTGCCACCAAGAACATCAGCTTACAAAAGTTCGTGGAAGTGGAAGAAAAAATCAG GTATGATCCACACCCTGACAATCCGGATGGCTGGACAATTTGTCGACAAGAAACGAGCATTCGGATAAAGCCGTTGGCAGCACTGGCATCAATGGCAGAGAAGATAGAGCAAAAATGCGTGGAGAAGTTTCAGCAAAACAGTGCTAAGGGTAGGGAGGTTATGGAGAGGATGTGCAAGTACCTGGAATCTGAATCATCTTCCAGGGGAATGTCCGTCTAA
- the LOC122604796 gene encoding protein FAR1-RELATED SEQUENCE 5-like — protein sequence MDKSMDLGIIVVEDEPCKALLINDIDVNGYLVGSEFESEVRDDVNDNGVMGMVFDSPEDAYALYNQYALLHGFGIRIYDSYKNRVTNEMYRRIYVCNKEGFKKTKGETSKGNFKCGRDTRTGCDAKFRISKRKDGKWFVDIFSDEHNHELTMSPNKVMKHHSHGKLHRTLACKTLMTELSQSGLRPCNIRRVINTMKSPHENEVTSKQCIDVLAESRKQYRGKEFYGVIKIFQEKSAKDPNLHFIVDLCEDGSPRNLFWSDGRSRDSYINFRDVVVFDVTYMTNRFKLPFAPFIGVNHHGQSIIFGGALLENEKQETFEWLFQQFSKCMFDKHPFAIITDQDKAIVNAIKKEFPNTRHRYCSWHINKHELERLPSLKACYPGIEEFYREWVKSDTIEEFETRWKVMSCQYRFESRSWIMDMYTQRHHWAEVFLKDYFFAGMTTSGRSESIHSFFDGYVTSNTMLNEFVVQYDNAVKSRRKAEEDEDFRTINSRPVLSSLNPIEAKAGTRYTSNIFEDFQEEWIQATNNLTHETLTKNVEEIIYKVGQLDIEKRYWRTVTFRLSSKVDVTCSCAKFETYGMLCKHILYVLKKKHIETLSDHYILPRWTLDTGYKEDSCSIRMEDIDRESAVSALTLWCVKSNSMKAIEQAKDFLSEIKKLNTLLLNFLEAQTKRKASKETDNRPQDSNVEISVVDMMPQISIRDPSLPAVTKGRPRKACRIKSSLEAPKKKTCSYCKTLGHYITGCPTKKADDALLKKKGRMAC from the exons ATGGATAAATCAATGGATTTGGGAATTATTGTTGTAGAGGATGAACCTTGCAAAGCACTTTTAATAAATGATATTGATGTAAATGGGTATTTAGTTGGTTCTGAATTTGAAAGTGAAGTAAGGGATGATGTCAATGATAATGGTGTAATGGGAATGGTTTTTGATTCACCTGAAGATGCATATGCATTGTATAATCAGTATGCCCTGTTACATGGATTTGGTATACGCATTTATGATTCTTATAAAAATAGGGTTACAAACGAGATGTATCGAAGGATTTATGTGTGCAACAAAGAAGGCTTTAAAAAGACAAAAGGTGAAACTTCTAAAGGGAATTTTAAGTGTGGTAGGGATACAAGAACTGGTTGTGATGCAAAATTTCGGATATCAAAGCGCAAAGATGGAAAATGGTTTGTAGATATTTTTAGTGATGAACACAATCACGAACTCACCATGTCCCCGAACAAAGTAATGAAACACCACTCTCATGGGAAGCTTCATCGCACTTTGGCTTGTAAAACTCTTATGACGGAACTTAGCCAATCTGGATTGAGACCTTGCAATATCAGAAGGGTCATAAATACCATGAAAAGTCCACATGAAAATGAGGTTACTTCAAAACAGTGTATTGATGTCTTAGCCGAGAGTCGAAAACAATACAGAGGTAAGGAGTTTTATGGGGTTataaaaatttttcaagaaaaaagtGCAAAAGATCCGAATCTACATTTTATTGTTGACTTATGTGAGGACGGGTCTCCTAGAAATCTTTTCTGGTCTGATGGAAGGTCTAGggattcatatataaactttcgaGATGTTGTCGTGTTTGATGTGACATACATGACTAACAGATTTAAGTTGCCGTTTGCTCCATTTATCGGAGTGAATCATCATGGTCAATCTATTATTTTTGGCGGTGCATTATTGGagaatgaaaaacaagaaactTTTGAATGGTTATTTCAGCAGTTCTCAAAATGCATGTTTGACAAGCATCCGTTTGCAATAATTACGGATCAAGATAAAGCTATTGTGAATGCCATCAAAAAAGAATTTCCAAACACTCGACATCGTTATTGTTCATGGCACATCAACAAACATGAGCTTGAACGTCTTCCATCCCTTAAAGCCTGTTATCCCGGTATTGAAGAATTTTATAGAGAATGGGTGAAGAGTGACACTATTGAAGAGTTTGAAACTAGGTGGAAAGTTATGAGTTGTCAATATAGGTTTGAAAGTAGAAGTTGGATAATGGATATGTATACACAACGTCATCATTGGGCCGAAGTCTTTTTAAAAGACTATTTTTTTGCTGGTATGACAACTAGTGGGAGAAGCGAGAGTATTCATTCTTTTTTTGATGGATATGTTACTTCAAATACCATGTTGAATGAGTTTGTAGTCCAGTATGACAACGCTGTTAAGAGTCGAAGAAAGgccgaagaagatgaagatttcaGGACCATAAACTCTAGGCCAGTTCTGTCATCTCTAAATCCAATAGAAGCAAAAGCAGGTACACGTTATACTAGTAATATATTTGAAGATTTTCAAGAAGAATGGATACAAGCGACTAACAATTTAACTCATGAAACTTTGACTAAAAATGTTGAAGAGATCATATATAAGGTTGGCCAACTGGATATTGAGAAAAGGTATTGGAGGACGGTTACTTTTCGTCTTTCAAGTAAAGTAGATGTCACATGTTCATGTGCCAAGTTTGAAACTTATGGAATGTTGTGTAAGCATATTTTATATGTGTTAAAGAAGAAGCATATTGAAACACTTTCGGATCATTATATTTTGCCTAGGTGGACACTTGATACTGGGTACAAGGAGGATAGTTGTAGCATCAGAATGGAAGATATAGATAGGGAAAGTGCAGTTAGTGCTTTAACGTTATGGTGTGTTAAATCAAACTCTATGAAAGCAATTGAACAAGCAAAAGACTTTCTATCTGAGATAAAGAAACTAAATACTTTGTTGCTGAATTTTCTGGAAGCACAAACAAAGCGAAAAGCGTCCAAAGAGACTGATAACCGACCCCAAGATTCTAATGTGGAGATTTCAGTAGTAGACATGATGCCTCAAATATCTATTCGGGATCCCTCTCTTCCGGCTGTTACTAAAGGCCGTCCTAGAAAAGCATGTAGAATCAAATCATCTTTGGAAGCACCTAAAAAGAAAACTTGTTCTTATTGCAAGACATTGGGTCATTACATTACTGGATGTCCAACAAAGAAG GCGGATGATGCATTGCTTAAAAAAAAGGGCAGGATGGCATGCTAA
- the LOC122603373 gene encoding zinc finger A20 and AN1 domain-containing stress-associated protein 5-like: protein MAQKRDEKETEFKVPETITLCSPPISAASSKLSPSDDRRSSPDRSDPKSGVVAGVLVDFRSTSVDSTKKPDLSTKRRSEAIEPLDEVIGNDLKRRVVNRCSGCKKKVGLIGFRCRCGEMFCSEHRYSDRHDCSYDYKAAGREAIARENPVVRAAKILKV, encoded by the coding sequence atggCTCAGAAGAGAGATGAAAAAGAAACAGAGTTCAAAGTACCTGAAACAATAACCTTATGCTCACCCCCTATCTCCGCCGCTTCTTCTAAGCTTTCTCCTTCCGATGACCGTAGATCTTCACCCGATAGATCCGATCCAAAGAGCGGTGTCGTTGCCGGCGTTCTCGTTGACTTTCGATCCACGTCGGTTGACTCGACAAAAAAGCCAGATCTAAGTACAAAACGACGATCGGAAGCGATTGAACCTTTAGATGAGGTAATCGGAAACGATTTGAAACGGCGAGTGGTAAATCGGTGTTCCGGTTGTAAAAAGAAGGTCGGATTGATCGGATTCCGGTGCCGGTGCGGAGAGATGTTTTGTTCGGAACATCGATATTCCGATCGACATGACTGTAGCTACGATTATAAAGCTGCCGGACGTGAAGCTATTGCGCGTGAGAATCCTGTCGTTAGAGCGGCGAAGATTCTTAaggtttga